The window GCTCGCTTGGCGCATCATCGGAACCGGGCATAGGGACCCGCGCTGGCTGCCATACCTGCAGCCGTACGGCGCGGAGGACGCGATGGCCCGGATCGACGGCATTTCCGCCTGACGATCCGGGCCTTCGTCTTGCCCTGTGCGAGCCGGTTCCGCTTCTTTCGCGCGGGCCGGTTCGCCGCCTTTTCCGGCTCTCCGGGAAGTCCCCTCGTGCCTCCCGGAGAACCGGAAATCCGTTCTGCGCCCGGTGGCCCGGGGCGGCTACGCGAAGCGCAGCTCCGCCGGATGCACCGAACGGCGCAGCAGCGGCAGGGAAGTGGCGGCGGCGAGGAGACAGGCCGCGTAGACGGCCGGCGGCACGAGCAGCGGCACCAGAACGGGGATGGCCGGAGCCTCCACGGCGCTTCCGTACGCGATGTACACCGCCGCGCCGCCGAAGCCCGCGAGCAGCATCGCCGGGGCCAGCGGCAGCGCGGTCTCCAGGAGCAGCGCCCGGCCGAGCACCTTCTGCGGCACGCCCGCCGCGGTCTGCGCGGCAAGTCCCCGGCGCCGGGTGGCGAGCGACTCGGCGGTGCCCACGGCGAGACCGCCCAGGCTGATCAGCAGCGCCACCAGGACGGCGACGCCCGCCAGATTGACGCCGGTGGTGTAGAACGCCAGGTCCTCGGCGCTGTGGGGCAGGCCCTGCCGCGGATGACGCACCTCGTCGAGGAACATCTGGCGTACGCCCATGAAGCCCACGCCCACGACGGACACCAGGAGCACCGCCGCGTTGGTGCGCGCGGTGGCCCACGGGTCGGCCTGGAGCCGTTCGGCGGCGATCAGGACCGCGGGGTTCCCGGTCCGGGCGGCGAGCCGTCTGCCGATGGCCCGTGCGGTGAGCCCGGCGACCGCCACCGCGCCCGCACCGGTCAGCGCCACCGCGGAGAACACCAGCAGGGCGAACGCGGTGGCCCCCGGCCCGGTGACCCGCATGACGATCAGCAGGGCGGCCAGGCCCACCAGCACCGCCGGCACCACCAGGGCGAGAGTGGCGACCCGGCCGTGGCCCGGCCGCACCCGGCGCACCCAGCCGAGCGGCGAGGCCACGACCCGGCGCAGCGCGACCACACTCACCAGCACGGCGAGCAGCGGCACGGCGAGCGTCACCAGGGCGAAACCGCCCCAGGCCTCCAGTGAAGGCCGCTGCTCCAACAGGTTCACCATGAGGAGCGCGGAGAACACCGCGGCGACCACCGCCCCCAGCAGACAGGCGAGGCCGGACTCCAGGGCCGCGATGCGCCGCACCTGCCTCGGCGTCGCCCCGGCGAGCCGCAGCCCGGCCAGCCTGCGGTCGCGGTGCACGGCGCCGATACGCGCGCACTGGGCGAGGAAGCCGAGCACCGGCACCCACAGGAGCAACAGCGTGACGACCACCCCGGCGCGCTGCCCCGGCTGGTCCAGAAGACCGTGAAAGTACGAGGTGGACACCTGCCCCTCCACCGAGGCGACCGCC is drawn from Streptomyces liliifuscus and contains these coding sequences:
- a CDS encoding FtsX-like permease family protein — its product is MRTDLRLALLLTRGSDRREWWRVMLTAVGAALATGLGLAAVAVASVEGQVSTSYFHGLLDQPGQRAGVVVTLLLLWVPVLGFLAQCARIGAVHRDRRLAGLRLAGATPRQVRRIAALESGLACLLGAVVAAVFSALLMVNLLEQRPSLEAWGGFALVTLAVPLLAVLVSVVALRRVVASPLGWVRRVRPGHGRVATLALVVPAVLVGLAALLIVMRVTGPGATAFALLVFSAVALTGAGAVAVAGLTARAIGRRLAARTGNPAVLIAAERLQADPWATARTNAAVLLVSVVGVGFMGVRQMFLDEVRHPRQGLPHSAEDLAFYTTGVNLAGVAVLVALLISLGGLAVGTAESLATRRRGLAAQTAAGVPQKVLGRALLLETALPLAPAMLLAGFGGAAVYIAYGSAVEAPAIPVLVPLLVPPAVYAACLLAAATSLPLLRRSVHPAELRFA